The following is a genomic window from Synechococcus sp. JA-2-3B'a(2-13).
GTCTTCCAGGCAGTTCAGAGGGGGTTTAGCTCCATTTGGCCTGGGCGAGTCTCGCTGGCCGGGATCCCTCTGGGGGATGTCTGGCCCTATCCCCACCTGCCCCAAACAGAGCCGGGGAGCCATTGGGTGCCTTTTCACAAGTTGTCCCAGTGGATGACCTATTCCCTGCTGGAGCCGTTGCAGCAGGAGGGGATCCCAATCGGGGGTTTGGATGAGCTGACGGGTTTGGCGGAGTATCGCAACGGGGGGCTGTTTGTGGATTTGGGGGTGATCCAGCTCAAGCAGCCGGAGATTGGGCAGCAACCGCATCCCCCAGATTCGACGGTGATTGTGGAGTGGCGAGCCCTGACGGTGATTTTGCTGGATCAAGTTGCCTCCTTAATCCGGGAAAGGCTTGGCTGCTCTGCCCAGGAGTTGCCCCTGGTGAAAATACTGCAAGGGGGAACCTGGACGGCAGGACGGCAAATCGCGGCCCAGCTCAGGCCAGATGCTTCTCCTCCCATCCAACTGCTCAGCGATGGCACGGTGTTCTAAGAGGGGATGGGCAGGCCCCGAGTAATCCTTATGAAACTTCGCAGCAGCCGCATGGCCAGGTCGGGACGGGATCCCCAGTGCAGATGCAGGTACGAAGCGTGAAGGCGCTCGGTGGCCCATCCTTCCTGTTGAAGCTGGGCGGGGGATCCCCAGCTGTAGATTGGGCTGGGGGAGATGGGGGTGCTGCGGGAGCGGTGAAATTCATGCCCGCGCAGGCGATCCCCGGCTGGGGCCAGCAGGGTTGGGCGCAAAACCGCAGCTTCGCGGTAGCCCAAACACAGCCGGTCGGCCATGTCTACCTGGATGGGTAATAGCCCGGCCATCGGGTAGGTCTTTCCCTGAAAATCGGTGAGGGATTGGCCCAGCACCATCAGTCCGCCACACTCGGCATAGAGGGGTGGGTGGGTGGGCGGGGGAGGTTGTTGGTTAATTCTCTCAGATAGAGGTGCTGCAAACAATTCCGGGAACCCTCCCCCCAGCAGCACGCCGTCGCAGGGCTCCGGTGGCCATAGCCCCACCTGGAGGGGGGAATACTCCAGCAGCTCGGCTCCACAGGCCCGCAACAGATCCAAGTTGTCGGCGTAGTAGAAGTTAAAGGCGTGGTCTTGGGCCACCGCCACCCGTACCTGTTCGCAGCGGCGGGGCGGAGTCCTTTCGGTGAGAGGGGGGATCCCTGGCCACAGCTCTCCTACCGCTGGAGGAAGCCTCCGAATGAGGGGCAATAGGCTATCCCAATTGACGTGTTGCTCGGCCAGCTCGGCCCAGGCAGCTTGCCAGTGGGGGAAGTGATCCAGTTCTGAGACAGGCACCAACCCCAGGTGTCGGCTGGGC
Proteins encoded in this region:
- a CDS encoding cobyrinate a,c-diamide synthase translates to MAILLAAAASGSGKTTITLALLAALRRRGLRIQPFKVGPDYIDPLFHTAVSGIPCRNLDPFLTDEDFVQRCFRHHCQGKDGAIVEGVMGLFDGRAPGSLPLPEGGTEPFFASSAHVARLLGIPVVLVIDGSGMGTTVAALLYGLSRWDPRLSIAGVIFNRVASERHGQILQQAAAAAGILVLGQFPRREDLRLPSRHLGLVPVSELDHFPHWQAAWAELAEQHVNWDSLLPLIRRLPPAVGELWPGIPPLTERTPPRRCEQVRVAVAQDHAFNFYYADNLDLLRACGAELLEYSPLQVGLWPPEPCDGVLLGGGFPELFAAPLSERINQQPPPPTHPPLYAECGGLMVLGQSLTDFQGKTYPMAGLLPIQVDMADRLCLGYREAAVLRPTLLAPAGDRLRGHEFHRSRSTPISPSPIYSWGSPAQLQQEGWATERLHASYLHLHWGSRPDLAMRLLRSFIRITRGLPIPS